From the Achromobacter xylosoxidans A8 genome, the window CGCGCCTTCCGGGCGGGCCAGCAACAAGGCCACATCCGCGTCCGTGTGCGAGCAGAACCACTTTTCGCCGTGCAGACGCCAGGTGCCGTCGACCTGGCGCGCAACGGTCTCCAACGCGCCCACGTCCGATCCTCCAGCTTTCTCCGTCATGAACTGCGTGCCCTTCCAGAGCGTGTCCGGGTCGCTGGACAGCATGCGGGGCAGCAGCTTTTCCTGCAGGGCTGGACTGCCGAATTTCCGGATCAGATGGATCGACGTGTCCGATACGCTGATGGGACACATCTGGCCGAATTCGGCCTGGACGAACAGGTACTGCAAGGCGTACTTGGCCACGGGTGGCAGCGGCGCGTCGCAACCCAGTACGCCGGCGCGATGGCTCATGGCATGGAACTGGAAGTCGGCGAAGGCGATGTGCTCCATTTCCTGGTAGGCCGGGTGGTACTCGATCCAGTCTTCGTCTTCGCCCCAGCGCGTGCGCGGATGCAGTACGGGCGGGAACTTGTCCGCCACGGTGGCCAGCGCATTCAGGCGCCCTCCCGCCAGTTGCCCCATGCGCTGGAATTGCGGCAGCAGCTTGGCATGCGCGGCCTCGGGCACGTAAAGCCTCAGCAGATCCTGCAAACCCCGGTCCAGCGCGTAGAAATCCTGGCCTGCGCAATCGGGCGCGAGGAAATGCGAACTCTGCAAAGACCGCTCGGGACGCGGGCGGACGTATTCGTCGTATCTGGCGAGAAATGGCACAAGCAACTCCTGAAGGTCGTGGTTCGACGCCGCGCCCCCAATCGGCGCGGACGCATGATTCGCGAATGAAAAGTCAGATGACGCCGGCCGCGTGCAATTCGGTCAGGGTGGATTCCGACAGCCCGAGACGCTGCGCCAGCACCTCGCGGGTATGCTCGCCCAGCACCGGCGGACCCGCGCGATGGTCCAGCGGAGTCGCCGAAAAGCGCATGGGACTGGCGATACTTGGGCAGGTCCCGCCCGTGGATAGCGGCAGATCGACCCGCAAGCCCCGATGCATGACCTGCGGATCGGTGAACGTTTCGGCAAAGGTGTTGATAGGTCCGCAAGGAACCCCCGCGCCTTCCAGCCGGCTCTGCCATGCCGCGCTGGTATCCGTCGCCATGATTTCAGCCAGCAAGGGCAGCAGCGTGTCGCGATGGGTCAGGCGTCCGCTGACCTTGGCGTAGCGCGGATCCTGCGCCAGGTCCGGCCGCTGGATCTCCTGGCAATAGGCCGCGAACTGGCTGTCATTGCCCACCGCCACGATCAGGCGCCCATCCTGCGTGTCGAAGACCTGATAAGGCACTGCGTTGGCATGCGCGTTGCCGTAGCGCCGGGGCGTCTTGCCGGACACCAGGTAGTTGACCGCGGGGTTGCTGCCGAACGCCAGCACGCAGTCCAGCAAGGCCATGTCGATGTGCTGCCCCTGCCCGCTGCGTTCGCGCCACGCCAACGCGGCCGCAATCGCCAGGCTGGCGTACATGCCGGTGGTGATGTCCGCCACCGCGACTCCCACCTTCTGGGGACCCGCGCCCGGCAAGCCATCGGCCTCGCCGGTGATGCTCATCAGGCCGCCCATGCCCTGGAAAATGAAGTCGTAGCCCGGCCGGTGGCGGTACGGCCCGGTCTGCCCGAAACCGGTGATCGAGCAATAAACCAGCGCAGGGTTATCCGTGCACAGGTCTTCGTAGCCCAAGCCATAGCGCGCCAGCGTGCCGACCTTGTAGTTCTCCACCAGCACGTCCGAATCCGCGGCCAGGCGGCGGATGATGTCCTGGCCTTCGGCGGTGGAGATATCCACGGTCACGGATTTCTTGCCGCGATTGGTCGACGCGTAGTAGCCGGAATCTTCGCGCGGCCCGCCGTCGACATCCGGCATCCAGGGCGGCCCCCAGCCGCGGGTATCGTCGCCCGCGCCCGGGCGTTCGATCTTGGTCACGTCGGCGCCCAGGTCGGCAAGGTTCTGGGTGCACCAGGGACCTGCCAGCACGCGGGTCAGGTCCAGCACGCGGATATGGGATAGCGGTTTGATGGTCATGTGTCTTGGGTCTCGATGCCGTTGCGGCGCAGTCAATCGATGCGGATGTTGGCGTCTTTGATGACCTGCCCGTAGCGCGCGCTTTCCTCGCGCATGTAGGCACTGAAGGCCTCGCCGAAGTAGCCCACCGGCTCGCCCCCCGAACGCAGCAGGGCTTCGCGCACATCGGCCTGGGCCATGACCTGCTCGATCGTGCCGCTCAGCGACTTGACGATGGCGGGCGGCGTGCCTGCGGGCGCCAGGATGCCGACCCACGCGGACATCTTCATGTCGGGATAGCCCAGCTCCGCCGTGGTCGACAGTTGCGGCAGCACCGCGGAGCGCTTGTCGCTCATGACGGCCAGCGCGGTCAGCTTGCCCGCCTGGATCTGCGGCAGGCCGGTGAACGCGGGCTCGAACGTGACGGAGACTTCGCCGCCCATCACCGCCGCCTTGGCGGGCGCGCTGCCCTTGTATGGCACATGCAGCAGATTGATCTTGGCCCTGGACCGCAGCATTTCGCCCGCCAGGTGTGCGGTCGAACCGGCCCCGTAGGACGCGTAGCTGAATTCGCCCGGCTTGGCCTGGGCCAGGGTCACGAACTGTTCCAGCGTCTGCGCCGGAACCTTGGGGTTGACGACGATGACGCTGGGCGTGCTCGCGATCAAGGCGATCGGCGCAAAGCTCTTGACCGCGTCATAAGGCAGCTTCGGGTACAGCCAGGGATTGATGGTCAGCGTGGTGTTGGTCGCCGCCAGCAAGGTGTAGCCGTCCGGCTTGGCGTTGGCGACCATTTCCGCGCCGATGATGGTGGCCGCGCCCGTGCGGTTTTCCACGATCACGGGCTGGCCCAACCGTTCTCCCAATTTCTGGCCGATGACGCGGGCCACCACGTCGGTCATGCCGCCCGCCGAGTACGGCACGATCAGGCGGATCGGCATGCGGGGATAGTCCTGGGCTTTTGCGGCGCTGGCGGCTAGCAATGCGCTGGCGGCCAACGCGGTGAGGATGGAAATACGCACGAGAGTCTCCTTGGGGGATCGCGGGTCTGTGCCCGGATTCATTGCCGCATGTCTCTGCGGTGAAACCCATTATTGGCAGCGTGATTTTTCTCGTCCAATATATTTTTTTGTGCTATCCATACCGATATTGGATCAATCTTTTCCAAGCTGCCCGAGCGATCCGGCGTCCTTCCCCACCCGCGAGCCTTCCCATGGATCTGCGCCAACTCCGCTACTTCGTGGCCGTCGCCGAGGAGCTGCATTTCGGCAGGGCCGCCAAGCGCCTGGCCATCAGCCAGCCGCCCCTCAGCTTCAACATCCGCCAGCTGGAAGCCTCGCTGGGCATGGAACTGCTACGGCGCACCACCCGCGAAGTGGCGCTGACCGAAGCGGGCAAGGTGATCTATCGGGAAGCGTTGAAACTGCTGGCGTTGGCGCGCGATGCCGAGGAACAGGCGCGGCGCGCCGCCAATGGCGAAGCCGGCGCGGTGCATATCGGATTCGTGGGTTCGTCGTTCCTGACCCGGCTGGCCTCGGATGTGCGGGCCTACGCCGTGGCGCGCCCAGAGGTCGAGGTGGTGCTCTATGAACTCAGCAGCTACGAGCAGATCGACGCGCTGCAACGCGGCCAGATCGATATCGGGATCGTGCATCCGCGGGTCATGCCATCCG encodes:
- a CDS encoding LysR family transcriptional regulator; translated protein: MDLRQLRYFVAVAEELHFGRAAKRLAISQPPLSFNIRQLEASLGMELLRRTTREVALTEAGKVIYREALKLLALARDAEEQARRAANGEAGAVHIGFVGSSFLTRLASDVRAYAVARPEVEVVLYELSSYEQIDALQRGQIDIGIVHPRVMPSGVSSRVLHREDFVCLLPATHPLAALETIDAQQLQHDDFVLFPRDFSPGYYDKILALCLQAGFTPHIRHKVRNMLTIATLVSHEFGVSLVPASLGKVQLPNLACRPLTHASTPSDLRGIWRHDETQPAVLAMLEQLAQPQQP
- a CDS encoding Bug family tripartite tricarboxylate transporter substrate binding protein, with protein sequence MRISILTALAASALLAASAAKAQDYPRMPIRLIVPYSAGGMTDVVARVIGQKLGERLGQPVIVENRTGAATIIGAEMVANAKPDGYTLLAATNTTLTINPWLYPKLPYDAVKSFAPIALIASTPSVIVVNPKVPAQTLEQFVTLAQAKPGEFSYASYGAGSTAHLAGEMLRSRAKINLLHVPYKGSAPAKAAVMGGEVSVTFEPAFTGLPQIQAGKLTALAVMSDKRSAVLPQLSTTAELGYPDMKMSAWVGILAPAGTPPAIVKSLSGTIEQVMAQADVREALLRSGGEPVGYFGEAFSAYMREESARYGQVIKDANIRID
- a CDS encoding CaiB/BaiF CoA transferase family protein; translation: MTIKPLSHIRVLDLTRVLAGPWCTQNLADLGADVTKIERPGAGDDTRGWGPPWMPDVDGGPREDSGYYASTNRGKKSVTVDISTAEGQDIIRRLAADSDVLVENYKVGTLARYGLGYEDLCTDNPALVYCSITGFGQTGPYRHRPGYDFIFQGMGGLMSITGEADGLPGAGPQKVGVAVADITTGMYASLAIAAALAWRERSGQGQHIDMALLDCVLAFGSNPAVNYLVSGKTPRRYGNAHANAVPYQVFDTQDGRLIVAVGNDSQFAAYCQEIQRPDLAQDPRYAKVSGRLTHRDTLLPLLAEIMATDTSAAWQSRLEGAGVPCGPINTFAETFTDPQVMHRGLRVDLPLSTGGTCPSIASPMRFSATPLDHRAGPPVLGEHTREVLAQRLGLSESTLTELHAAGVI